A stretch of the Rosa rugosa chromosome 5, drRosRugo1.1, whole genome shotgun sequence genome encodes the following:
- the LOC133708977 gene encoding uncharacterized protein LOC133708977, producing the protein MNTKPGLLYQNASSLHFVYVQTSKKGGKKGKKQKKSIKGAVIAINREERKPGIRISDGVSNNSHRESHTPTLNSPIRCENETTSDYSKRPPRGKAKGDKDFKNKGRVEVQFNVRGQPYGEYAAGFSSFLGVTAREFVPLTTEWKNLTNLYKRQIWEHITQKYIVPEICKKNVFRKMMKLWRDYRSLTMKEVMQQAESVGLPRAAALLKPDNIDSMEVWLDFVKSRTTEAFREKCERFKLMRQGRTLLHRTSRKSFACLEEELKQQSETPDAISRSDIWLCAYEVKKKAVEEVEDPKIVKLVRKYKEEEEVTQPCSIKADAIAKALSPELRG; encoded by the exons ATGAATACCAAACCTGgccttttataccaaaatgcATCCTCACTTCATTTTGTGTATGTCCAGACTTCAAAAAAAGGTggcaagaaaggaaaaaaacaaaaaaagagtatAAAGGGAGCTGTTATTGCTATTAACAGGGAAGAAAGGAAGCCAGGAATAAGAATTTCGGATGGAGTTTCTAATAATTCACATAGGGAATCACATACTCCGACACTTAATAGTCCAATTAGGTGTGAAAATGAGACAACCTCAGATTATTCGAAGAGACCTCCAAGGGGAAAAGCAAAAGGGGATAAAGATTTTAAGAACAAAGGTCGGGTTGAAGTTCAGTTCAATGTCAGAGGTCAACCTTATGGAGAATATGCAGCAGGGTTCTCCTCCTTCCTTGGAGTCACAGCAAGAGAGTTCGTACCTTTGACAACTGAGTGGAAAAACCTCACTAATCTGTACAAAAGACAAATTTGGGAACATATCACG CAAAAATATATTGTTCCAGAAATTTGCAAAAAGAATGTGTTCCGTAAAATGATGAAGCTGTGGCGAGATTACAGATCATTGACAATGAAAGAAGTGATGCAGCAAGCTGAATCGGTAGGCTTACCACGTGCTGCTGCCCTCCTCAAACCTGATAATATAGATTCAATGGAAGTGTGGCTGGATTTTGTAAAATCCAGAACGACAGAAGCATTTAGG GAAAAGTGTGAAAGATTCAAGTTGATGCGACAAGGCAGAACCTTATTGCATAGAACAAGTAGAAAGAGTTTTGCATGTCTTGAAGAAGAGCTG AAGCAACAAAGTGAGACACCGGATGCAATATCAAGGTCCGATATTTGGCTTTGTGCCTATGAAGTGAAGAAAAAAGCAGTTGAAGAAGTTGAGGATCCGAAAATAGTG AAACTAGTACGAAAgtacaaggaagaagaagaagtaacaCAACCATGTTCAATAAAAGCTGATGCTATTGCAAAGGCACTTAGTCCTGAACTGCGAGGATGA